The following are encoded together in the Panicum virgatum strain AP13 chromosome 6K, P.virgatum_v5, whole genome shotgun sequence genome:
- the LOC120711125 gene encoding protein artemis-like, giving the protein MPVEMPRGLPFAVDTWTPASALKRHRFLTHAHRDHLAGIAATSAVSASSPVYASRLTVLIALRIFPHLDRAAFVELEAGAPPLRVPDPVGDFTVTAFDANHCPGAVMFLFEGPFGAVLHTGDCRLTPDCLSALTPLLARRVDYLFLDCTFARCPLQFPTKEDSIRQVINCIWKHPNAPVVYLVCDMLGQEDVLIEVSKAFGSRIYVDRDKNSDCHQTLTHVAPEILAADDAAPSTRFHVIPFPRLSERAAEILALARARQQPEPLIIRPSSQWYAYYEPPDGSADRKPALTEPMRDELGVWHVCLSMHSSREELEQALGILKPKWVVSTTPPCMAMDLSYVKKNCSLSRFGPDDPIWKLLGIPDGMATGTRKQQAALAVEAVGKSEEEFSSCTDDRGSDDDNQVEAAKPTLVDFEIRVEPPVTLFGSARFGLVLHESEMWEHEYQSVEMIDNVELEAKDPVTEMGLCNNSKPGPDDSVDVIDSTEVATKEQNSVSESELLKDRKPEYGIEVVDLTENGRKELSLCADPEQCMDDKGKGEAELVEAQEQNLTVRADLREVCQHKVTDESKNRIQVTKEISTVHVTVSATINKEATENEATTSKTGKSSERASDPSTTVGSSKVLNANLRRLYRSMNVSVPRPLPSLVELMGASKRPRVSQTVQL; this is encoded by the exons ATGCCGGTCGAGATGCCCCGGGGCCTGCCGTTCGCGGTGGACACCTGGACCCCGGCGTCGGCGCTCAAGCGCCACCGCTTCCTCACGCACGCCCACCGCGACCACCTCGCCGGcatcgccgccacctccgccgtctccgcctcctcccccgtCTACGCCTCCCGCCTCACCGTCCTCATCGCCCTCCGCATCTTCCCCCACCTCGACCGCGCCGCGTTCGTCGAGCTGGaggcgggcgcgccgccgctgcgcgtcCCCGACCCCGTCGGCGACTTCACCGTCACCGCCTTCGACGCCAACCACTGCCCAG GCGCCGTGATGTTCCTGTTCGAGGGCCCCTTCGGCGCCGTCCTCCACACCGGCGATTGCCGCCTCACCCCCGACTGCCTCAGCGCCCTGACGCCCCTCCTCGCCCGCCGCGTCGACTACCTCTTCCTCGACTGCACCTTCGCGCGGTGCCCCCTGCAGTTCCCCACCAAGGAGGACTCCATCCGCCAG GTGATCAATTGCATCTGGAAGCACCCTAACGCGCCGGTGGTCTACCTCGTGTGCGACATGCTGGGCCAGGAGGACGTCCTCATCGAGGTGTCCAAGGCGTTCGGGTCCAGGATATACGTCGACAGAGACAAGAATTCAGACTGCCACCAGACGCTCACGCACGTCGCGCCGGAgatcctcgccgccgacgacgccgcGCCCTCCACCCGCTTCCACGTGATCCCGTTCCCGCGGCTGTCGGAGCGGGCCGCGGAGATCCTCGCGCTGGCGCGCGCCAGGCAGCAGCCGGAGCCCCTCATCATCAGGCCGTCCTCGCAGTGGTACGCGTACTACGAGCCACCGGATGGGTCGGCGGACCGGAAGCCGGCGCTGACGGAGCCGATGCGGGATGAGCTTGGGGTCTGGCACGTCTGCCTGTCGATGCACTCGTCCAGGGAGGAGCTGGAGCAGGCGCTGGGGATCCTCAAGCCCAAATGGGTTGTCTCCACGACGCCTCCGTGCATGGCAATGGATCTGAGCTATGTCAAGAAGAACTGCTCCCTGTCCCGGTTTGGTCCTGATGATCCCATCTGGAAGTTGCTCGGGATACCTGATGGGATGGCTACTGGTACCCGCAAACAGCAGGCAGCGCTGGCGGTAGAAGCTGTAGGGAAGAGCGAGGAAGAGTTCAGTTCTTGTACTGATGACCGTGGCTCTGATGATGACAATCAGGTTGAGGCTGCAAAACCAACGCTGGTTGATTTTGAGATCAGAGTTGAGCCACCAGTGACGCTGTTCGGAAGCGCGAGGTTTGGATTAGTCCTGCACGAATCTGAAATGTGGGAACATGAGTATCAGAGTGTTGAGATGATTGATAATGTTGAACTTGAAGCCAAGGACCCTGTTACTGAAATGGGGCTGTGTAACAATAGCAAGCCTGGCCCTGATGACAGTGTTGACGTAATTGATTCAACTGAAGTTGCAACAAAGGAGCAGAATTCAGTCTCTGAATCTGAGCTGTTGAAGGACAGGAAGCCTGAATATGGAATTGAAGTAGTTGATCTGACTGAAAATGGAAGGAAGGAGCTGAGTTTGTGTGCAGATCCTGAACAGTGTATGGATGACAAAGGGAAAGGGGAAGCTGAATTGGTGGAAGCCCAAGAACAGAATCTGACTGTTCGTGCTGATTTACGGGAAGTTTGCCAGCATAAGGTGACCGATGAAAGTAAAAATAGAATCCAAGTGACTAAAGAGATCTCAACTGTGCATGTCACAGTTTCGGCTACAATCAACAAGGAGGCAACAGAGAATGAAGCAACTACATCAAAAACCGGAAAGAGCTCTGAAAGGGCGAGCGATCCTTCAACCACTGTTGGATCATCAAAGGTCCTTAATGCGAACCTGAGACGGCTGTACAGATCGATGAACGTGTCAGTGCCGCGGCCACTGCCGTCACTGGTTGAGCTCATGGGGGCCTCCAAGCGACCCAGAGTTTCCCAAACTGTGCAGCTGTAG